A stretch of Caenorhabditis elegans chromosome IV DNA encodes these proteins:
- the tag-30 gene encoding BTB domain-containing protein (Confirmed by transcript evidence), translated as MSSENGVEVSDPEEGPCNRRQSSGSCEPENSDSIFQGENQLYPSRRTAANHEHQQQQKSSSTLDLPANVLHEYASSSPPQSSSRHVHSSSTSSLGEVAALFGTRFPQDEGKQASNVEKAVNILPVSRNLAEHVSNLFAIGRKPVTIVQKKKPTNHPEENPGARPLLGWQADKKTLRERIEHMYCNETLADVFFVVGIDDSRQRIPAHKFVLSIGSVVFDAMFNGGLTPKNTEEALEIELPDVEPSAFLALLKFLYSDEVKIEAESVMTTLYTAKKYAVPAMEKECVRFLKQRLVPDNAFMMLSQAKLFDEPDLMQKCLEVIDKNTLEALNGEGFTEIDLDTLCEVLTRDGLRIREIFLFQAVLRWAKFEAERRGMPANGDSRRAVLSRSIPLIRFPLMKIDEFALHVEPSHILSDREMNKIFKYLAVSPPDRPVLVYSDRPRCQISSTEYVVSRFQRIENRWGFCGTSDRIKFMVDRRIFVVGFGLYGAISGPHEYKTQIKIIHCGTNKTLAEHDTSFVCDGNSRPCRVCFKEPVEILPGITYIAAALIRGPDSYYGTKGLRRVSTHDSDVTFQFTYAAMNNNGTSVEDGQIPEIIYYTAAE; from the exons atgaGCTCGGAAAATGGAGTGGAg GTATCAGACCCAGAGGAAGGCCCTTGCAATCg gcgACAATCCAGTGGATCTTGCGAGCCAGAAAACTCGGATAGTATTTTTCAagg TGAAAACCAGCTCTACCCATCTCGCCGAACAGCAGCAAATCACGAgcatcaacaacaacaaaagtCCAGTTCAACACTCGATCTTCCTGCAAACGTGCTTCACGAGTATGCATCTTCGAGTCCTCCACAGAGTTCATCTCGTCACGTACACTCCTCATCCACGTCATCACTTGGAGAAGTTGCAG ctttattcGGAACACGATTCCCACAGGACGAGGGAAAACAAGCATCAAATGTTGAGAAGGCCGTTAATATTTTGCCAGTGAGCAGAAATTTAGCTGAACATGTCTCGAATTTATTTGCGATTGGCAGGAAACCGGTAACAATTgtgcagaaaaaaa AGCCGACAAATCATCCGGAAGAAAACCCAGGAGCACGTCCGCTTTTAGGATGGCAAGCTGACAAGAAGACGCTGAGAGAACGGATCGAACATATGTATTGCAATGAGACACTCGCtgatgtattttttgttgtggGAATCGATGATTCTAGACAACGAATTCCAGCACACAAATTTGTTCTCTCAATTGGAAGTGTTGTGTTTGATGCAATGTTTAATGGTGGACTAACTCCAAAAAATACAGAAGAAGCTCTAGAAATCGAATTGCCAGACGTTGAGCCATCCGCATTTTTAGCTCTTCTCAAATTTCTCTATTCGGACGAAGTGAAAATCGAAGCAGAATCAGTTATGACAACTCTATACACAGCGAAAAAGTACGCGGTACCTGCGATGGAAAAAGAATGTGTTCGCTTCTTAAAACAACGACTTGTTCCTGACAATGCTTTTATGATGCTCTCACAAGCAAAATTATTCGATGAGCCAGATTTGATGCAAAAGTGTCTAGAGGTCATCGATAAAAATACACTGGAAGCACTGAACGGAGAAGGATTCACTGAAATTGATCTAGATACACTATGCGAAGTTCTGACAAGAGATGGTCTACGGATACGAGAGATATTCTTGTTTCAG GCTGTTCTACGATGGGCGAAGTTCGAAGCAGAGAGACGGGGAATGCCAGCCAATGGAGATAGTCGTAGAGCTGTTCTTTCAAGATCAATCCCTCTTATTAGATTCCCACTTATGAAGATCGATGAATTTGCATTGCACGTTG agCCCAGCCACATTCTCTCGGATCGTGAAATGAACAAGATATTCAAATATCTCGCAGTGTCTCCACCAGATCGACCAGTTCTTGTCTACTCTGATAGGCCACGATGTCAGATTTCAAGCACAGAGTACGTGGTTTCAAGATTTCAACGAATCGAGAATCGTTGGGGATTCTGTGGCACGTCTGATCGTATCAAGTTTATGGTGGATCGGCGTATTTTTGTTGTCGGATTCGGGCTTTATGGTGCAATTTCTGGACCACATGAATATAAGACGCAAATCAAGATTATCCATTGTGGAACGAACAAAACATTGGCCGAGCATGATACCAGTTTTGTGTGTGACGGAAATTCTAGACCATGCCGAGTCTGTTTCAAAGAGCCGGTGGAGATTCTTCCTGGTATAACCTATATTGCAGCAGCTCTGATCAGG gGCCCTGACTCGTATTACGGCACAAAAGGTCTTCGGCGTGTCAGCACTCACGACAGCGACGTGACGTTCCAATTCACATATGCAGCAATGAACAACAACGGAACAAGTGTTGAAGACGGACAGATTCCGGAAATTATCTACTATACAGCAGCCGAGTGA
- the F38H4.5 gene encoding Amidinotransferase (Partially confirmed by transcript evidence) has translation MNKIVNSAMMGVAKRIMMCRPTHFKVDYSINPWMDEKIQADFEKATKQWDTLKSTIEKCGAEVVVMESEDARDYPDIVFCANAGILRGNKIYLSHFAFPERYGEHVFYKRFFDKLGYQTSFNHKIIHEGAGDALWCGNGMNILVSGVGPRSDVQACQDIKRKLKLNSDDTFYVVAARLVDPRFYHVDTCFCPLDEDLAMAYMPAFDSVSQNNIRNYTDLLPVPEKDARRFVCNSVVIGKNVIVHHGSDTTFKLLEQHGFQVHPIDMSEFMKAGGSAKCCTLRLE, from the exons atgaacaaaatcgTCAACAGTGCTATGATGGGAGTGGCTAAGCGCATCATGATGTGCAGACCTACACATTTCAAG gtGGATTACTCGATAAATCCATGGATGGACGAAAAGATTCAGGCAGATTTTGAGAAAGCCACGAAGCAATGGGATACACTGAAGAGTACAATTGAGAAGTGTGGAGCTGAGGTGGTTGTGATGGAATCAGAAGATGCTCGAGACTACCCGGATATTGTTTTCTGTGCGAATGCAGGCATTCTTCGTGGAAATAAGATATATTTGTCACATTTTGCCTTCCCCGAAAGATATGGAGAACATGTGTTCTATAAACGATTTTTCGACAAGCTCGGCTATCAGACTTCTTTCAATCATAAAATTATTCACGAAGGAGCCGGAGATGCGTTGTGGTGTGGCAATGGAATGAATATTCTTGTGAGTGGAGTTGGACCAAGATCTGATGTTCAAGCGTGTCAGGACATCAAACGGAAGTTGAAGTTAAATTCTGACGATACGTTCTACGTAGTCGCAGCTCGTCTGGTAGATCCACGTTTTTATCACGTTGATACATGTTTCTGTCCGCTTGATGAGGACCTAGCAATGGCTTACATGCCAGCATTCGACAGTGTTTCCCAGAACAATATTCGAAACTACACGGATCTCTTACCG gTTCCTGAGAAAGATGCCCGCCGGTTTGTGTGCAATTCCGTGGTGATTGGCAAAAACGTAATAGTTCATCATGGTTCAGACACGACGTTTAAGCTGCTAGAGCAACATGGATTCCAGGTTCATCCGATTGACATGAGCGAATTTATGAAAGCTGGTGGTTCCGCAAAATGTTGCACTTTGAGATTGGAATAA
- the ech-2 gene encoding Enoyl-CoA hydratase domain-containing protein 3, mitochondrial (Confirmed by transcript evidence), whose translation MFKSSLRAFSTSKAARTLLERELYQGNSVVRFILNDKKVNTLSLAMINELFAELKAIDKIEKVGVYAETEKDRTIKVRSVIIAHNGKSFSAGHELKELTTESGSDKHNEIFNTCGDMMNFIRNMKVPVIAEVNGTAAAAGLQLVASCDVVVAGKSSKFLVPGQKLGLFCSTPGIALVRAVPRKVAMDMLLTAQPIDSEAALRSGLVSRVVEDDQVKFEALNVAEQIGHFSRSVTALGKAFFYTQAELSTVDAYRYGSRVMVGNLKLKDCQEGISAFIGKRPADFEHTNDLVEEVKKN comes from the exons atgttcaaatctTCATTGCGGGCATTTTCCACTTCAAAAGCAGCGAGAACTCTACTTGAAAGAGAGCTCTATCAA GGAAACTCGGTTGTCCGGTTCATTTTAAACGATAAGAAAGTGAACACGCTGTCCCTGGCAATGATCAATGAACTATTTGCGGAGTTGAAGGCTATTGACAAGATTGAAAAAGTGGGTGTTTAtgctgaaactgaaaaagatAGAACAATTAAGGTTCGATCAGTAATTATTGCTCATAATGGCAAATCCTTTTCCGCCGGACACGAATTGAAAGAGCTC ACTACAGAGAGCGGGTCTGATAAAcacaatgaaattttcaacacgtGCGGTGACATGATGAACTTCATCCGCAATATGAAAGTTCCTGTGATTGCAGAAGTTAATGGGACTGCAGCTGCGGCTGGCCTACAGCTTGTTGCCTCCTGTGATGTCGTTGTTGCTggaaaaagttcgaaatttttagttcCAGG ACAGAAGCTCGGATTATTCTGCTCGACACCTGGAATCGCTCTTGTGCGTGCAGTACCACGTAAAGTAGCAATGGACATGCTTCTGACTGCTCAACCAATCGACTCGGAAGCTGCTCTTCGAAGTGGACTTGTCTCCCGCGTGGTTGAAGACGATCAAGTCAAGTTCGAAGCGCTCAATGTCGCCGAACAAATTGGGCACTTCAGCCGCTCAGTGACGGCTCTTGGAAAAGCGTTCTTCTATACACAAGCAGAATTGAGCACTGTGGATGCGTACAg atATGGTTCCCGAGTGATGGTTGGAAATCTGAAGCTCAAGGATTGCCAAGAAGGAATTTCTGCATTTATTGGAAAACGACCTGCAGACTTCGAGCACACAAACGATCTTGTTGAGGAAGTGaaaaagaattaa
- the ech-2 gene encoding Enoyl-CoA hydratase domain-containing protein 3, mitochondrial (Confirmed by transcript evidence), giving the protein MFKSSLRAFSTSKAARTLLERELYQGNSVVRFILNDKKVNTLSLAMINELFAELKAIDKIEKVRSVIIAHNGKSFSAGHELKELTTESGSDKHNEIFNTCGDMMNFIRNMKVPVIAEVNGTAAAAGLQLVASCDVVVAGKSSKFLVPGQKLGLFCSTPGIALVRAVPRKVAMDMLLTAQPIDSEAALRSGLVSRVVEDDQVKFEALNVAEQIGHFSRSVTALGKAFFYTQAELSTVDAYRYGSRVMVGNLKLKDCQEGISAFIGKRPADFEHTNDLVEEVKKN; this is encoded by the exons atgttcaaatctTCATTGCGGGCATTTTCCACTTCAAAAGCAGCGAGAACTCTACTTGAAAGAGAGCTCTATCAA GGAAACTCGGTTGTCCGGTTCATTTTAAACGATAAGAAAGTGAACACGCTGTCCCTGGCAATGATCAATGAACTATTTGCGGAGTTGAAGGCTATTGACAAGATTGAAAAA GTTCGATCAGTAATTATTGCTCATAATGGCAAATCCTTTTCCGCCGGACACGAATTGAAAGAGCTC ACTACAGAGAGCGGGTCTGATAAAcacaatgaaattttcaacacgtGCGGTGACATGATGAACTTCATCCGCAATATGAAAGTTCCTGTGATTGCAGAAGTTAATGGGACTGCAGCTGCGGCTGGCCTACAGCTTGTTGCCTCCTGTGATGTCGTTGTTGCTggaaaaagttcgaaatttttagttcCAGG ACAGAAGCTCGGATTATTCTGCTCGACACCTGGAATCGCTCTTGTGCGTGCAGTACCACGTAAAGTAGCAATGGACATGCTTCTGACTGCTCAACCAATCGACTCGGAAGCTGCTCTTCGAAGTGGACTTGTCTCCCGCGTGGTTGAAGACGATCAAGTCAAGTTCGAAGCGCTCAATGTCGCCGAACAAATTGGGCACTTCAGCCGCTCAGTGACGGCTCTTGGAAAAGCGTTCTTCTATACACAAGCAGAATTGAGCACTGTGGATGCGTACAg atATGGTTCCCGAGTGATGGTTGGAAATCTGAAGCTCAAGGATTGCCAAGAAGGAATTTCTGCATTTATTGGAAAACGACCTGCAGACTTCGAGCACACAAACGATCTTGTTGAGGAAGTGaaaaagaattaa
- the let-92 gene encoding Serine/threonine-protein phosphatase 2A catalytic subunit (Confirmed by transcript evidence): MAAAPPSADPLDKALIVDVDQWIEQLYECKPLSENQVKTLCEKAKEILEKEPNVQEVRCPVTVCGDVHGQFHDLMELFKMGGKSPDTNYLFMGDYVDRGYYSVETVSLLVCLKIRYKDRVTLLRGNHESRQITQVYGFYDECLRKYGNSNVWKYFTDLFDCFPLTALVDGQIFCLHGGLSPSIDTLDHIRALDRIQEVPHEGPMCDLLWSDPDDRGGWGISPRGAGYTFGQDISETFNHSNGLTLISRAHQLVMEGYNWSHDRNVVTVFSAPNYCYRCGNQAAMVELDDDLKYSFLQFDPAPRRGEPHVTRRTPDYFL, from the exons ATGGCTGCTGCCCCACCATCTGCGGATCCGCTTGATAAAGCACTAATCGTCGATGTAGATCAGTGGATTGAGCAGTTATACGAATGTAAACCACTATCGGAGAATCAAGTCAAAACGTTATGCGAAAAG gcGAAAGAGATCTTGGAAAAAGAGCCGAATGTGCAAGAAGTCCGGTGCCCTGTGACAGTGTGTGGTGACGTTCACGGTCAATTCCACGATCTGATGGAGCTGTTCAAAATGGGTGGAAAGAGTCCTGACACGAATTACCTTTTCATGGGAGACTACGTCGACCGGGGGTATTATTCCGTCGAAACAGTTAGTCTGCTTGTCTGTTTGAAG attcgATACAAGGATCGAGTAACACTGCTCCGCGGAAATCACGAGTCGCGACAAATCACTCAG GTCTACGGGTTCTATGACGAGTGTTTGAGGAAATATGGAAACTCGAATGTGTGGAAGTACTTCACTGATCTCTTCGACTGTTTCCCACTTACCGCTCTTGTTGATGGTCAAATCTTCTGCCTTCACGGAGGTCTTTCACCGTCTATTGATACTCTTGATCACATCAGAGCTCTTGACCGCATTCAAGAG gttcCACACGAAGGACCAATGTGCGATCTTCTCTGGTCTGATCCAGATGACAGAGGTGGCTGGGGAATCTCTCCACGTGGAGCAGGATACACATTCGGTCAGGATATCTCGGAGACGTTCAACCATTCCAATGGACTTACTCTAATTTCTCGGGCCCATCAACTTGTCATGGAG GGATACAACTGGAGTCACGATCGTAACGTGGTAACAGTGTTCTCAGCACCAAACTACTGCTATCGTTGTGGAAATCAGGCAGCGATGGTGGAGCTGGACGACGATCTCAAATATTCGTTCTTGCAATTCGACCCTGCCCCTCGAAGAGGAGAACCACATGTTACTCGCAGAACGCCTGACTACTTCCTGTAG
- the mob-1 gene encoding Mob1/phocein (Confirmed by transcript evidence), protein MSEPSSSWCNPMAVSTLGSGNLRDALKLPPGEDKNEWLAVNIIDLVNQVRMVFGVLCESECTDSKCPSMTAHGRQYTWTSEGTLLNTSAPQYIDLSLTACQNNVDDENVFPSEIGKQFPTDFEERCQAIMRRLFRIYAHVYFAHVNHFKAIKALAHLNTSFKQFVLFANQFQLLNKEETEPLREIIENLISFS, encoded by the exons ATGAGTGAACCAAGTTCATCATGGTGCAATCCAATGGCAGTTTCAACGTTAGGAAGTGGAAATCTTCGTGACGCTCTGAAACTTCCACCAGGGGAAGATAAAAATGAATGGCTCGCCGTAAATA taatcgATCTGGTAAATCAAGTTCGAATGGTTTTCGGAGTTCTCTGCGAATCCGAATGTACCGATTCAAAGTGTCCATCGATGACAGCACATGGAAGACAATATACTTGGACCAGTGAAGGAACATT ACTGAACACAAGTGCTCCTCAATACATTGATCTATCGCTCACTGCATGCCAAAACAATGTCGACGACGAAAACGTGTTCCCATCGGAAATCGGAAAACAATTCCCCACGGACTTTGAGGAACGTTGTCAAGCAATTATGAGGAGACTGTTCAGAATCTATGCTCACGTCTATTTTGCCCATGTCAATCACTTCAAAGCTATCAAGGCCTTGGCACACCTGAACACATCGTTCAAACAGTTCGTTCTATTCGCCAATCAATTCCAACTTCTCAACAAGGAAGAAACTGAACCATTACGGGAAATCATCGAGAATCTCATATCGTTTAGCTAA